From the genome of Fusarium fujikuroi IMI 58289 draft genome, chromosome FFUJ_chr06:
TTTGGGTCTGCTATGTTCACGCAGCGGCTTGTGAGTGTGGCACCTTGTTGGGTTCAGGGTCAGTTTAGGTATTTCAACGGTTTGAATAAGTTATATAGAGGGTTGAGGTTATTCTGACCGCTATCGTGACACCTATTGAGATATCTCTTacgtacctaggtagttgATATCTTTCGCCACTGAAGCTTTGCAAAGAGGCCAGGTAGAAGAATCATCCTTACCTATCCCCATTCAAGACCCTAGATCCATCTCCAGCAAGCAGTCCAATCATACTTCACCATTAAAGGCCACGGTAGCGGGAGCCTGCCAGGTTCCCTTCTTTTTATACGCCAAACCGTATCCGAAACGCAGGCCAGCAGTGACCTTCTGTATCTGAGGCCCGCTTCAGATTTACTGGCCTAAAATACCTAGCTCAGCACTCCAGGAACTGACAAATACAAgtcttccatttcttcttcattccttCAACTACAGTACATTCTCTCGCTCACTCACTCAAACATTATTCTTCACTTCTCTTCGAATTCTACTTCTTGGCTTTTCACAACTTGCGACCTCCTATCCTTGGAATTCTCCATATTATACGTCACGACAAGACATCTTGAACCCACCCGCATCTGACTTTGACGCTTTTGACGCCTCGTCGCATTCGTTCAACCCCCCTTTACATCCTTCCACGGTACTACCACTCCTTTATACTGTTACGTGCCGTAGTCCCGACTCCCGTTACTCTTGGCCCCTATGACCGCCAGGGCTCGACGACCTCAAAACAAACCCGCCCGGCCGCCCCTGACGATCAAGACAGAAGCAGAGGATGCGAATGGACACGGTCATCTTAACGGCAACGGCAAAATGAGCAGCGGAGTAGAGATGCGCCGCAAGTCGGCCAACCCAGACGCCGATAACGTTGCggccaacttcatcaagagcGAGTCCTTTTCCCTCGACGATCCGATCCCAAAGACCCCTTCTCTTAACAATCATGGTTTCTTCGATCTTCCTCGACAAGACCAGAGGAACTTTCTCCTCTTGGTGCTATTATACTTCTTGCAGGGCATCCCCATGGGCTTGGCCACAGGCTCTGTGCCTTTTTTGCTGAAGAACCATATGTCATACAGCGAAATTGGTATCTTTAGTCTTGCTTCATACCCTTACTCTCTGAAGCTGTTCTGGAGTCCTTTCGTGGACGCCGTTTGGAGTCCCAAGATTGGTCGGCGCAAGACATGGATCGTCCCGATTCAGTTTCTCTCCGGCTTCGGTATGCTCTGGTTAGGATCTCATGTGGAAGATATGATGGCCTCCGCTGGTAAGCCTGGCGGCATGACAGCGTTCTCGTTCATGCTTTGGTGGTTCTTTCTCGTCCTCATGTGTGCCACCCAGGATATCGCTGTGGACGGCTGGGCGCTCACTCTTCTGACCCCTGGAAACGTGTCATACGCTTCAACTGCGCAGACTGTTGGTCTCACTGCAGGCCACTTTATGTCATACACTGTATTCCTCGCCTTCAATGCTGCCGACTTTGCCAACAAGTGGTTCAGGGCGGTTCCCTCAGATGATGGCCTTCTCTCACTGGGGGGATATCTTAAGTTTTGGGGTTGGTCATACATCATTGTCACCGTTGGACTTGGCcttttgaagaaggaggacaagTCGCAGAACGAAGATGGAGTCTGGGACGTCTACCGCATCATGTGGGgtattctcaagctcaagaacgTCCAGACCATTATCATTGTTCATCTGATTGCCAAGATTGGCTTCCAGGCTAACGACGGCGTTACAAACTTGAAGCTCCTCGACAAGGGCTTTGGCAAGGACAATATGGCACTGACAGTTCTCATCGACTTCCCATTCGAGATTGGTCTGGGCTACTATGCCGGAATGTGGTCACAAAAGTATACACCCATGCGCCTTTGGTGCTGGGGATTTGTGGGCAGacttgttgctgctctctCTGCCCAATTCGTCGTCGCTATTTTCCCCGATGAAGGAGTTACATCATGGTATCTGTTGGTGGTCATCGCTGAACACCTTTTCTCAACATTCACAAACACGATCATGTTTGTCGCTGTCTCTGCTTTCCATGCGCGAGTGTCTGACCCGGTCATTGGCGGCACTTACATGACACTCCTTGCAACGTAAGTAACACCTGACTCATATGTCACCGGTACTAAGCTAACAATTTGCAGTGTTTGCAATCTGGGCGGCACATTCCCTAGATACTTCGTACTCCGGCTCGTTGACAGCTTCACTGTGGCTACGTGCGAACCTGGCAAGTCAGATGCCACGACAATCAAGGGCACACTTATCAAAGATGCATTCTCATGCGCTGTTCAGtctgagaaggagagatGTGAGGCCGGCGGCGGAACATGCCACATGATCCACGACGGATACTATACAGTGAACATATTATGTGTCCTGTTTGGTGCTgcaaccttcttctggtacATCAAGCCAAAGGTGTTGCACCTTCAGAGTCTACCTCTGCGGGCATGGAGATTAGCACCGGGAAACGAGAACAAGCGATAGatcaagaggaggaagaagtctAATGTTAATTTGGCAACATGTACAAGTAGTAGATTGGGAAGCATGCGCTGCAGCGCTTGATACCAGCGGATATATTAGCACAATATACTTAGATGGTTGCTCATTCACAAGATGGTAGCCCTAGCCGTTCAAGTCAAATACACTTTGTTTAGTTATTACGTCGCAGTTCTAACGAGTTAGGTCCGTCTATATTCATGGGGAGCTTCAAATGCTGATAAACCCCAATACACACCAAACGCCACGCAATTTCGAAGTATTATGCCCAGTTTGCTACGCACATAGCTGCCCAACCACACCCCAGATTCTGATCATGATCCCCTGCCCGTTATGTACGTGACCAGTTGCGGAAAAACAAAAGAACGATGCAAGCATACGAAAAGATAGCGAACGTGAAtaacaccaacaagacacCGAAGAACAAGCAGTCGAGACATGCGCGACCCCACGTCTCCCTGGCGTCTTCCTTGGATGGCCTGTGTTCCTCTCCCGTTGAATAACTATAGCGGTCATTCAAGTATGAACTGCGTCTGTGGGGATGTCGAGTGACATGTTGTAGCGTATCAAATGGCCTCGCGGCACCAGCATTCGGTGATCTGGCAGTGGAAGGGAGAAGGGGAACGCGCTCTATCGGACGCATATACAGGACTGAACTGTCGCTGTCAGATGAAGACCCTGGACTGTACTgaggcgatgatgagctgcttCCATAGGGAGGTCGTTGAAATTGATCTGCCAATTCGAGGTCTAGAGTTCTGGGAAAGCGTTTTCGAATTCGCGCCGGAGTACGATATTctgaagttggtgatgcgCTGCCCTCGGACGGGAGGATTtcaaagcttgaagagagaGGCGCCCAATATCCCCGAGAAGGAGGTTCCAGGATATTAACCGAAGGACGCTCGATCTTTGGGACGTGACGAAGGCGAGCCCTCTGTTGTAGGAACTCTTCTCCCCCAGGCTGCGTCCTGTTTCCTATAAGAGCGCCGAACTCTGCGTTGATCTCTGCTTGTAACTCTGCAGTGGTAGGACCCGGAGGCGACGCATAAGTAAGAGGGAGATTGTAATCGTCGAACTTGGAGATCAAACTGAGATCGATGGGCTCAGGCCTGTTGTCGCGAGGACGCTGCGAGAAGAGTAGGGCATGGTGTGGCTGAGTCCCAGAACGGAGGGGAAGAGGTTCGTGGTAGTGCTCGCGACCGCTGGAATAACTCATGTTGATGGCAGAAGGACTGAATAACTTCCAGACAGTATGGAGAAGGAGCTTTTGGAGGCTTGTTGGGAGTCAGATACGCGTGATAAGGGATAGCGGCCGTCAGTAGACAAGGCCTACAAGGCCTACAAGCAAACAAAAACTTCAGCTCTGTTGTCAAAGTTGTCGATGTGAAGGAAGCGGCAAGATAATTTGTGCTGGGAAGCTGAAGATTCTTATACAGGCCCGATTTGGTGAAGGTCGGGAACAGCAGGAGTTGAGCGGGAGAGTACTTGAACAAAGGGCCCGAACATGAAGAGAGTGCTGTGAATTTACTTTTTGTTCAACAGATGGACTACTGCCATTTGATGATTATGTTAATGTCCTATGAATGTGATGCTAGTTTAGTCGGTGAAGATGATTTGTGCGAGAACGTATGGTAGAAATGTCAATGTGGTCGATGTTCTTTGCTGAACGGTCTGGTTCACCTGGACAAGTTATGATGTTTAACTGAGGAATAATATTCAAGGTAACGAGTATCTGTCCAGCCCAAAACACTCACAATTCACATGCACAGGTTTCTATAGGATTGAGAGGCCAATTCTCACTCTCTGAGTATATAACGCCATAACCCATACTGCCCCAATGGACTTAACCCAGCCCAAATTCCTTCAAGAATCGAGAGTCTGGCAGGTATGTTCGGCTCCCCTGACAACTCTAGACTGTCTCATATATCCGATCCTCGCTCAACTGATACCGACTATTTTACTCCATATCTTAGACTCCCAGGAGAACAATCACTCCAGCCGGCCCAGAGCTCTGAGCGAAATATGGAAACCCAGGAAGCTCGACCTATTTCTTCACCACAAGCAGTAAACCAAAGCCTCCGAGAGCTAGTCGACTCGAGAATTGCCAGTCCAGCGAG
Proteins encoded in this window:
- a CDS encoding related to acetyl-CoA transporter; protein product: MTARARRPQNKPARPPLTIKTEAEDANGHGHLNGNGKMSSGVEMRRKSANPDADNVAANFIKSESFSLDDPIPKTPSLNNHGFFDLPRQDQRNFLLLVLLYFLQGIPMGLATGSVPFLLKNHMSYSEIGIFSLASYPYSLKLFWSPFVDAVWSPKIGRRKTWIVPIQFLSGFGMLWLGSHVEDMMASAGKPGGMTAFSFMLWWFFLVLMCATQDIAVDGWALTLLTPGNVSYASTAQTVGLTAGHFMSYTVFLAFNAADFANKWFRAVPSDDGLLSLGGYLKFWGWSYIIVTVGLGLLKKEDKSQNEDGVWDVYRIMWGILKLKNVQTIIIVHLIAKIGFQANDGVTNLKLLDKGFGKDNMALTVLIDFPFEIGLGYYAGMWSQKYTPMRLWCWGFVGRLVAALSAQFVVAIFPDEGVTSWYLLVVIAEHLFSTFTNTIMFVAVSAFHARVSDPVIGGTYMTLLATVCNLGGTFPRYFVLRLVDSFTVATCEPGKSDATTIKGTLIKDAFSCAVQSEKERCEAGGGTCHMIHDGYYTVNILCVLFGAATFFWYIKPKVLHLQSLPLRAWRLAPGNENKR